The genomic region TTATATGTGAAAGAAGTGTATCCACGGCTTCTTGTACCAATTTTTCCTGGCACATTACTAAATCTGCTGGTGCTAATTCACTTATTTTTAATAGATAGGCAAGGTTGTTGTTCCGACGGATAACTCTCTTATAAAGTTCATTAATATCTGAAGTCACTACTTTATCCCCAGATCTATAAACAATGGGTCTCAATTCGGGAGGAAGAACCGGTAATAAGCACAAAACCATCCATTCTGGTTCTACATTTGTTTGAATAAAATGTTTCGCCAATTGCATGCGTCTAATCAAAAAAACTTTTCTTATTCGTCTTTTTCTATCTTCCCATTCATCTCCACTATACCCAATGTCTTTTCTGCACAAAAGAACCCCTCCTAATTCACTAATTTGTATCCTAATTCACTAATTTGTAGGAAGATACTGAACTTTTGGATTCCTAATTCACTAATTTGTAGGAAGATACTGAACTTTTGGATTTGAAAAAAGTTTCAGAAGATATATCTAAAGTAGATGGTGATTGATAGAGCAATTCTTGTTCGTAAGTTCCAGTGTGAGTACTGCGCCGAACATAATAACGGCTGTTAATTAGTAAGACATGCTGTGTAAGTTTCTTACAAGGGTCATTTATTTACCGCTGGAGGTAATATCGACACTTTTAGGCAGTGCACACAAGTAAAGCCACTCGCAAGTGCTGTATATATATACGTACTTTTAGGAAGGAAAACGTAGCAGCATAAACAGTACACGGACCAAGTTACCGTATCACACGTACAAATTCACCCCACAAGTACAGGAAACTGTCCCTGTCCCTGTCCCTGTCACATGATCAAAGGGTAGGGACACTTATTCATGGGTTTATCTTATTATCTATGGAACGCTGAAGAGTACGGCTTTGACGCgccagcacagcacagcacagccACGTATAGGCGCCGCTCAGTGCTGTCCGGGCAGCTTCTCCTTGATCTTGTCCATAATGCCTTTCTTCTCGCCGGTGCCCTCGGTGCCGGTGGCGTAGGCGCCGCCGGTGTGTCCCTGCTGCCCGTAGGCGCTGCCGGTGTGTCCCTGCTGCCCATAGGCGCCGCCGGTCGTCGCCGTGGCGTGCTGGTCGTCCTTGTGGCCTCCGGgcagcttctctttgatcttctccttgatTCCCTTCTTCCTCCTTCCGCCCATGCCGTCGTCCTCCGACTTAAACACGAAACCCACGGATTAAATTAATTGATTATTACTAAGCCTAACTCATGTATTATTATATATAGGACGAAGCAGCGCGCACACAAAAGAAAGAAGTATCCAGAGTCGTAATTACCGAGCTGGAGCTGGAGCTGCCGGAGCGATGCAGGATGCCGCCGGTCTTGTGCTCCTCCCTCGCAGGCTGGAACTGCCCGCCACCCATGCCAGCGCCGCCGTGCTCACCCAGCTGGCCCATGCCGCCGGTGGTTCCCGTGCCGTGCCTCATGCCGCCGGTGCCGTGCTCGACGCCGCCGACTGGGTTGCCGTACTGGTCGACATGGCCCGTGGCGCCGTGGCCGCGCTGCCCCTGCTGACCGTACTCCATGATGCTTGCACGGCTTGGTGGTTTGTGGTTTCTCCTAAACGAGTCTTCGTGCTTGTGTGCTCGATCGTGTTCTCGATGTGGCTCGCCGGTGGTGAAGCAGGTGACGGTCGATGCCGCCATTTATAGGCAGCAGAAGTGCAGAACGGCGAAAGGATTAGGATCTGGGCGCGCCACGGCAGGGGTGTACGTGGGCATGCATGAGTGGATTGGGCGGCCAGTGAGGGAACAGCACGTACACGTACGCCGGCGGGACGTGTGCAGTCGCTGGTGCCGTGCGTCGGTGGCCCGGCCCGCCACGTCTCGGTTCTTCTCGAAAGTTGGGTACGCGGATTTTACCGGTGCTCATCCATTATTCAATGCAGGCGGTCGGTCAGGCTGAATTTAGGCCCAGTACACCCAAGTGTAGGCGCAGCAGAAAAGTCCAGAGCGAACTGCATAACATTTTAAAATACattaaaattcataaaatatattAAAAGAAGAGAAAACATTAAAAAGTAAAATGATAATTCGATAATGCCAACTATTTTAAAACAGGAGGGTATAGTATCTCAGGAGTACCAATTAGGACATGTTTGTTAATGCAATTTTAAAATACTATAGTTTTGAAATATTATAGTTTATAATTATATATAATATAAATATTACAGTACTATCTTATCACAGTAAAATCAAAGTATTGCTTAGAATTAAGATTTGTTTGGCTCCATTAAAAAACCAAAATATAtgtaagagaaaagaaaaaaaactaaGGTTCTAAGTGTAGTTTCTACAACTCTAAAAATAGTATAGTTTTGAATAAATCATAGTATCTGAAACTATATTTTACATATACCGGCCAAACATCTTGTTGCCATCAATATCACAGTATCGTTAAATATTGTAGTATTGATTCAAAACTATAAAAATAATACACTGACCCTTAGCATGCACGCATTGCATATGCATGCATATATGACCGTTCTAGCTGCTCCTTCTGTTACAAGGCAAATATATATCTCACTTCTTAAAAGACAAACCTTTTAAATTTATAATTAAAAATACAGAAAAATATTAATATTTGTATCTGTAAATAAATTTTACAGAAATAAATTCTACGCTCAATCTAATAAAACttattaaactaatgattaaatTATATATGTATTTTATGTGAACACTCAATCTATACTATTAAGAATTTAATGTAGGCACATGTGGACCCCACGCCTCCAGCCCCCACGCACCAGCTATTGTGCTACCCAGCACCTGATCCTGCCGCGCAAAAATAGTGCAAAGCGAGTACTTTAGAACTGACCACCAGACCACATGTACCTTAGTttttaaaaataaacaataattatattttaaTAAATTTCGcaatacctatttatatgatatataacaacTCGTAGCAAAGCACGAGCCACAACTATCTAGTAAGCTTAGAGTATATATTCAAGAGCTCCCAAAAAATAACTTCTAAAAACATGTTTTTAATAGCCTCCTGTAATTTATTAGGAGATGATTTTGACCTTGTCTTCAGCAGTTCTCCTAAAAATAGGCGTAAAATATTTTAAACTGGGTAATAGATGAGCCTCGAACCTATATTGATATATTTTTATCACCGAGGAATTGTTTACCTTGTGCAGCTTGCCTGAGACCTAACGTGCGCCGCCACCGAGTCTACACTACCATGTATGACTTGTCTCGATTTGTGTACCAGCACGATGTCAAGGGTGATGGCAGAGGCGTAGAGCATGTTGGGCACCTTGCCCAAGCCAGGGACGCCCTCCGTCGGCCGCTTGGTCGCCAGCGCTAGCGCCGGCGCCGCGGCGGCACCGCCACAGTAATGAACAACTTCATGTTGATCGAGCATCGCAAGTCTCGGCGGCACCGCCACAGTAATGAACAACTTCATGTTGATCGAGCATCGCAAGTCTCACGCAATACATATTGGACACCTTGCTTTATTCCACCTGTTTGACGTAATGCAGCCATGGGGTATTGCTTTTTACATATGAATTGAGGCTCTTTGTTGCAACAGGAAATCGATTCGTCCTCTGTGATGAAGGTGAGTCGATGATCAGTTTCTTTTGGGAGGGTCACAAATTTTACATGAATATGTCAACAAACCGAAACATGGTTCTATCCCTGATCATCAAGTCGTTCGTCGTAAGAGAGAATTAGGACACTGTAGATTATATGAGGATTACTTCTCAGATGATCCAACATACATACCATAATTCTTTAGACGGAGGTTTGTTATTCATTCAACTCATTTTTTTATTTAGTAGTGCCATATCTGATATAATAccaaactaggtgagtgcccgtgcgttgcgacgggagTAAAAAAGTTTGTATGAAACATAGAAACGGAACGATAAACATCACTATGATATACAAAATCTGTATGttaaacattatcaatatcacacaaattatttctaaagaTCGGAAAAGGAGAAACAAATATGACGACACTCTTTCTCCTAAATATTTGCAAAATATCTACCAACTAACCTTTTCTAAGATCCCAAACACAATTTCATTTCACTTTTCCATCATCTCGGACCTTGTGTGCACAAGGAGGTAAGGGCCTTCCGAGCATCAAGTCTCACGCATGAACTTCA from Zea mays cultivar B73 chromosome 6, Zm-B73-REFERENCE-NAM-5.0, whole genome shotgun sequence harbors:
- the LOC542373 gene encoding dehydrin DHN1 (The RefSeq protein has 3 substitutions compared to this genomic sequence), translating into MEYGQQGQRGHGATGHVDQYGNLVGGVEHGTGGMRHGTGTAGGMGQLGEHGGAGMGGGQFQPAREEHKTGGILHRSGSSSSSSSEDDGMGGRRKKGIKEKIKEKLPGGHKDDQHATATTGGAYGQQGHTGSAYGQQGHTGGSYATGTEGTGEKKGIMDKIKEKLPGQH